Below is a genomic region from Candidatus Diapherotrites archaeon.
GGGTGGGGCAGCCAGGAGTGCCCGTCGGGCTCATAACCCGAAGGTCGAAGGTTCAAATCCTTCCCCCGCTAAAAAAATAAAACACTATTTCTTTAAAACCCACAGAACCAAGCCTTAAAAAAACACAAAAAGGCAAAAAGAACCGGAAAGCTTCCACACTACACCGATTAGACCTAAAAAAAGCGGCATCTAATAAAAAAAGATCACAAACTTTTGCACCTAAAACTTAGGACCGCTTTTAGCCGGGCCCAAAAGCCAAGCAACCGCCCTCACCCAGGCTCACAAATACACGCCACCCACGAGAACCATAACAAAAAAACCAGGCGGCAAAAAACCCGGCAAAAAGCAAAAAAACAATGCCTCACAAAAGGCGGGAATGTTGGCATATGATCGTCCCACCTAAAAGGAGCCTGGACAAAACAAAAATGACCCATATAACAAGGCTCAAAAAACCACTTTAAAGCGAAAAAAGGACAAACAAAACAAAAATAAGTAATTACAAGTAATTTTAGTAAAGGCGTGTTATTATAGTAAAATATTTAAGTAATTACGGCAAATATAATAATCATGGTTTTAGGATTCCTTATAAAAATTTTGGAAAGACTGCGCGGCCCCCCCACCGGCACGGCAAAAATTTATCCCGCAGCGGAACGCCAGGAGGAAATCCGTTCTGTTTGGGACCACCTGAAATTGGTTGAAAACACCCAGGCGTTCCACCTCGCCAGCGTTATAGGTTTTGATGAGTGGGTTGATATGGAAGAGATCCGAAGGCGGGTCGTTGCACTTTTCGGGATAGAATACAAAAATGAGAAAAGCCTCTATCCTTATCTCAAAACCCTTTCAGACATAGGGCTTTTTGAGTCGACAAGCGCCGGGGGAAGGAGAAAATGGCGCAAAAAAGACCTCATTATCATAATAAAGACAAAAAAAGACGAAGAAAAGGCAAAAGAAATCTATCAGAAAATAACAGCCTGAAAAAAAGCAAGATTGGGGTTTAAAAGAAAATCAGGGTGTTTTGGCCGCCGTATAAAAGGATTTTAGGCGCTCTGATTTTGGGTAAAGCTCCTTAAACCAAACATTACCCGTGAGCTTTCTTGCTGTTTCCACTGCAATAGTTTTTATGGCTGGGTCGCCGGAACCAACCAAGGCAGATTCGACTCTGGCTGGGGTGTCGCCTGAAAGAATTTTGGTCCGGTCTAGCAGTGCCTCAAGCGCGGAAACCGCCTCTTTTTCGCTTACGTCTTTCTCGTTAAGGTAGTAAACCGCTTTCCAATCCCCTTTTGTTTGCCATTTGTGGGTCGGGTTTTTGCCTGTTTTGAAAAAATCTGTGAGTTCCTGAAACGCGTCAGGCGGGATTATGACACAGCTTTTGCCGGCGCGGATAAAAGGAAATTTTGACAGAACGCCTTCGCGGTGGTATTGGTAGTTTTTGCCGTTTGATTTGAAAACCGCCTGGGTGTAGCCGTAGATCGCCCGGAAGAGTTTTTGGTAGGTATAAGAGGAGTGTTTTGTGTTTTCGGGAAGAATGAATTTGTATTGGATGAAATAACCTTTAACGCCCATGGGCCCCACACTTCCACTATTTAATATAATTAAGTATTTGAAAGCATTATGTATATATTTATAATGTCAATTTATCGGCTGATAACGAACAATATAAACATAACTCTTTGTTTTTTGTTCTTTTAGCGGCGATGCCTGGCTGGCGGGGCTTCCACACTCTCGTCTTCCGAGACGTCTTTTCCCACACCAACAAGAACTATGTCTTTTGCTGATTTGACGTTCCTGTACGGCACGCTCTTTTCCGAAATGATCCTTTTTGCGTCCTGCTTGGATTTTGCCCTCAGCGGCTCGGTTGTGATGGTCTCAACCCTGCCTTTCTCCAGGTTTATCACAAGGTCGTAAACCTTGCCCTTATACTCTGACGTTGTGGTGTAAATGTCCATACCAAACAACTTTGAAAGCCTGACTGTCATGAAATATCCCTCCCCTATTAAGCGTATTATAGAATGGAATTTAAATATTTAAATCTATCTCACCTGCCGCCAAGCGGCTTGTTTGGGGTTGGTTTGCCGGGCCGGCCCACGGGCCGGTGTCCAAGATTTTGTGTTTTTACTTCTGCTGCCGCCGGCGGTTGCCCCCGGCCCGTGGTTTGGGTGAACGCAATAGTGGAAGTGCCGCCCCGCCGGCCGGTTTTATTTTATTTTTATTTTGTCCAGCGGGCTCTCGACTTTTTTCAGCTGGTCCGTTGAAACCGCGGTGTAAATCTGTGTCGTGCTGAGGTTTGAATGGCCGAGAAGTTCCTGTATTTTCCTGATGTTTTCCCCCCCTTCAAGGAGGTGCGTGGCAAAGCTGTGCCGCAGTGAATGCGGCGTCACCTTTTTCTGTATGCCTGCGCGGCCGGCTGCTTTTTTTACTATTCTTTGCACTGTGTCGGTTGACAGCGGCTTTGAATTGCTTTTTTTCGAGAACATGAATTCGGACGGGATCTTTTTTCCTTCCAGGTATTTTTTTGCTTTTTTGCACCAGTCCTTTGACAGGATTATGACCCGGTCCTTGTTGCCTTTCCCGCCTTTTACTCTGGCCATCTTTTCTGCAAGGTCAAGGTCGGCAACCTTCATTTTCACGCATTCGCTTACCCTGACCCCGGAAGAGTAAAGCAGTTCCACTATCAGGCGGTTGCGCTTTTTTTTGATCGCTTTTATAAGGGCTAT
It encodes:
- a CDS encoding PRC-barrel domain-containing protein; translated protein: MTVRLSKLFGMDIYTTTSEYKGKVYDLVINLEKGRVETITTEPLRAKSKQDAKRIISEKSVPYRNVKSAKDIVLVGVGKDVSEDESVEAPPARHRR
- a CDS encoding tyrosine-type recombinase/integrase, giving the protein MPQQTARTGGLGKTGGEPAAEQGKAGGGTEQDMAKTAERFRQELLITGYSKKTMETYTMYVKEFLAFVKKKPETCSREDVVSFLAHKKEKGNAGNATLALVLASLRFFFKEYLKMGIVDEIKRPKKAKHLPTTLSVPEVIALIKAIKKKRNRLIVELLYSSGVRVSECVKMKVADLDLAEKMARVKGGKGNKDRVIILSKDWCKKAKKYLEGKKIPSEFMFSKKSNSKPLSTDTVQRIVKKAAGRAGIQKKVTPHSLRHSFATHLLEGGENIRKIQELLGHSNLSTTQIYTAVSTDQLKKVESPLDKIKIK